A stretch of DNA from Acipenser ruthenus chromosome 21, fAciRut3.2 maternal haplotype, whole genome shotgun sequence:
ACCGCATTTGTGGAAAtgattaaggaggctgtgtgtaAGACACGCATTAGCTGTTGTTGACGTTCAGCTGGAGAGACGTTTTGGCCTTTCCAGAGAGGGGTGAGGTTTGCAGTCTGTGCAGGGGAGCTGCAGAGCTTTCTCCTTTGTGTGGTTGCAGATTGGATCGCAGACTGCATACGGAACaggcagcaggcaggcaggcaggccagGTTTGATTATGGAATGGGATGTGATGGAGTTTTCCAGCCAAATGAAAACATGTATTAGTCAGCCCTTGACTGGAAGAATGTCCTTGTTAGAGGGTGAGGAGTCGATGGGGTAGACTGCACTCAAATAGGGGCTCAGCTGACATCACCATGCTGTTTCACTAGCGAACCAAACTGGATTGAAACCCGGGCTTCTAGAGGAGGTGTTACTGTGTGCAAGACTGCCAGCAGTACCCACGGGCGCTGCGCTTATTGTGTTACTTACTAATGCCATTTGACCTACTTGCATCATCCCTGAGCTGTGCAGCAAGCTGGGAAGACATCAGGTTATTTATATGTGTGGGTTGAACTGGCATTCCAGTGTTCAGCTCCGAGTGCTCGTGTGCCAGGCTTCGCCAGCACCCTGGCACACTGAGCCACAGTGCCAGCGGTACAGGCTGGGTCTCTGTTGAGGGTTTGAATTCCCTGAGCCCTGGCGCACTGAGCCACAGTGCCAGCAGTACAGGCTGGGTCTCTGTTGAGGGTTTGAATTCCCTGAGCCCTGGCGCACTGAGCCACAGTGCCAGCAGTACAGGCTGGGTCTCTGTTGAGGGTTTGAATTCCCTGAGCCCTGGTGCACTGAGCCACAGTGCCAGCAGTACAGGCTGGGTCTCTGTTGAGGGTTTGAATTCCCTGAGCCCTGGTGCACTGAGCCACAGTGCCAGCGGTACAGGCTGGGTCTCTGTTGAGGGTTTGAATTCCCTGAGCCCTGGTGCACTGAGCCACAGTGCCAGCGGTACAGGCTGGGTCTCTGTTCAGGGTTTGAATTCCCTGAGCCCTGGTGCACTGAGCCACAGTGCCAGTGGTACAGGCTGGGTCTCTGTTCAGGGTTTGAATTCCCTGAGCCCTGGTGCACTGAGCCACAGTGCCAGCGGTACAGGCTGGGTCTCTGTTCAGGGTTTGAATTCCCTGAGCCACAGTGCCAGCGGTACAGGCTGGGTCTCTGTTCAGGGTTTGAATTCCCTGAGCCACAGTGCCAGCAGTACAGGCTGGGTCTCTGCGTTCCCACTCCAGCTAGCCTGACAGACGATTACTGATGCTTCTCATTTTCCAGTGCAATCCGATGCTCGTTCATTTTCACCATACAAGGCACACGTGCAAATAAACAGCACACAATATAATGGGCAGGGTTTCTTTCATACCATTGAAACGCTGCTCATGCAAACACATTGTGAGTGAGGGACCGTGTATTCACTTTGCCCAGGGCAGCGGTTCATCCAATCAGAGGTCAGTATTGGACAGGTGTTCGTTTCAGAGCAGATGTGGAGTGTGTTTACAAGTGACGGGGGTGGGACCAGTTGCCAAGGGAACGGAATCCAGTCTGCAGCCCTATTGTGCCTCCCAGTGCGCCATCTGCTCCATTCATTGGCTGTTTCAGCAGACCAGCTGAATGCATGGAGCTCTGACTGAGTCTTTAACCCCCccggggaggaggagagagggtgaAGACCTACTGAATCACACTCGAGGAAACTGCAGAGGAAAGACAAGCCTCTCCACTGCTGCTGTGTAGGGAAGGGGTGGCTGGGGGGTCCGTTCTGGAACTAATCGGGTTCCTCTTGAGTGGCACAGGCCCGTTAGACACTTCTGATGTGCTGTGGGGTGGGTTGTGTAGAGACCTGGTACCAGACCCGTCCACAGCTTCAAGACGGTCCAGCGCTGAACAGAAGAAGGTTtctgaacgagaggaggccattcagcccatcgcAGCTCATCCGGCTCCTACTAcctgactgatctcagaactcTGTCAAGTTCCAAGTGATTCTGTCTCAGCAACGTGACTggacagcccattccatcccctcagctaTCTGTCCTGTTCCTGTCTTAAACCACATTGAATACAGCTTTGTATCCACTGCACTGTACATGCAATAACCTTGGCTGATTaggttttttttcactgttttcaattgATGAGATAACCTCCCCTCGGTTAGATGCAGTGTGTTAATGTGAAGCTGAGCTCTgagctgtgtgagtgagtgagcacTCTGCTGCTGTCTGCTGCTAGCTGGTAACACACCTCGGGTTTCAATACTGCAACACCATCCCCTGCTCTGTGTATGACAGTGACAGGATCACACAGGAaacccaagaatctgctgaaaaGATATTCTGGTGATAACACTGTTTTTGAAGCTGCATTAATAGCATTGCATTTATAGACTGCCGTGTGATTTCCGACTCCACTTTGAAAATCACAGTTCACTCGTATGATGTGATGATCAGCAGGAGCACAGAATAAAACCACTTTAACCCTTTGTTGCCCTGCGTCCTGTGTCCTGGACCATCAATTCCATGCACTAGAATAGACAGGGTTTCAGGACAGGCTGGAGTGAGACGTGCTTCCGTTCTGAACATGCCCGTCATTTTATTGTATGGttcgatgtttatttttttacattcaagagaactgtttattcatttttagaaaatgtTACTGTAGAATAAAACAAGTTGACCGTTcacgttttctgttttttttttttttttttggttgcactACGGTGCTACTGTTTAATGGCAAAACACCAGCAAGAAACGCACTGGCTGCCGATGGAACACTTTACCATTTAAAACTGGTTTAATCCTTTTAAAATATTGGCTCACACTCAGTCCTTGAGCTCCCCTCTACAGATGAGATTATAGATGCCTTAACTGCTGCtatgtgtgctgtttttaaaacctGCTCCTTCTGAAGGAGTTATTCCCAAACCACAGACTGCTGGATTGCCAGTGATGTGTGTCAGCAGAGCTGTTGCTTTTGGCCATTTGTCACCCCCTGGTGGAGTGAAACAGTACTGCCATGCGGTGACACAGCCTAGTTGTTCTACAGGTCCTGTAAGCCCAGTACAGTCAGGGGGTTCAGACCTTCTCAATGGTACTTAAAAGGCTCTCACTTATTAGATGCATTTTCAGGGGTTGTTCTTATGCAAAGTTGAGTTAATATTCGCTAAATAATCAAGTAATCTGTatgaaatgtaactggattttttttttttaattattattttggcaTTGCTTGGGCCCATCACTGCTTCTTAATTCTTCTTTGTTTATTCATATATACTGCGCTCTGAATAGAAAAACAGTTTGTTTGTCTTCTAAAGGGTTTAAAATCCCCCCCCTTTGACACAGACACATCTTCCCCGCTGGTTGCCGGATCTATAAAGCCAGTGTTTTGCCCCACTGCCTCAGCTGCTCCCAGTTCAGTATTTGTCTCTCTAAACAGTAGAGCCAGCGTTCTGCTCAGTAAATGACAGCGACGGCTCGCTGCCAGGCAGCTGCTCAGAAGACTGGCATCGGGAGGGGCGTCCGCGGACATTGATTACTGAACAAAGACTGTGTCCAAAAAGACTGAATCTGAACTGAAGAGCGTTtctgaacgagaggaggccattcagcccatcgcAGCTCATCCGGCTCCTAGGAcctgactgatctcagaactcTGTCAAGTTCCAAGTGATTCTGTCTCAGCAACGTGACTggacagcccattccatcccctcagctaTCTGTCCTGTTCCTGTCTTAAACCACATTGAATACAGCTCTGTATCCACTGCACTGTACATGCAATACCCTTGGCTGATTAGATTTGGGACATTTTGAAGGATCCTAAATAAATAGTGGTTCTGGTTTTCAGGGGTGGGGCAGTAGACTTGAGTCCCAAACGACTTTTCTTTCAGCTATGTTCAGTGTttcgtgcatgaaagggttacgCGACTCTGGCGCGATCCTCCAGTCGACTCACAGAGTTTCCTATAATAGTCTTCTTCTTAAACAAGCTGTTACTCTCTGCCTTTCCATTAAACCCATTAGCTTACCCCTTCATCCCCCACTGTGCAGGACAGCTGGGGGGTCAGGATTACACATTTCCCTTCTCTGTTGAAAACAGCCAAATCCACTTCAGATAAACAGAACTGAGTCCTGCCGGCGCTGGTCTGAGGAGATGTGCTCTATCTGATCTCAGTAGATTGTAATGTACTGCGTTCTCACTGCACACTTTAAAACACTACTTAGTGCAGAGCTGTTAACCCCGAGAGCCTCTCTCTCCCCTGGGATGTTACCCAGTGCATTCCACACATCTGCtgtaatatttaataaacacagtGCTGTTCCACCACCGAGTCCAACGACCACGTCTTTCATGTTAGATGACAACGAGGGCCCCTTCATAAAAATACAACTTTACCCTGGAACTTAGTAAGTGAGTTTTGTGTGTAATGAGAAACTGGACCAGCATGAAAAGCAGCACTTCCTTCTCAATCTAATGAAAGACTGGGCTGTGACTTGACTCCTCCCACGCCTGCTACAGGAAATTCCAAGGCGTTTCACAGGGTTCCTGCTCCAACTtccgagggagggagggagggagagagagagagagacacagagagagagagagagatcccgcAGGGGGAGGTTATTTCCATCTCCCTTTCCTGGCTCTCTCAAACCCCGGCTGTCTCGTCAGCGATGGATGCAGTTATTCTCCAGGAGAGGCTGGCAGAGCGACTGGTGTCACCCAGGACTCGCAGTGCCAAGCTGAAGGTACGGCCTGGGGGGTGTTGGGGTAACAGACGAGTACCGTTTCATAGACTCCCTTTTGAATGAAAGCTGGTTGATGTGGTTTGTTTTGAAGTCAGGGCTAACGTTTACTGCCTTTCCGGCCTGTCTGCAGAATAAACAGCCTTGGCGCTGCAAGGCTTTGATTAGGAAGGGGTGAGCACTGCTGGGTGGTAATGGTGAAGCCTGTTTGAACTGGATGTGTGGGTCAGGGCAGGAGGGGTCTGGCTGAGACACGCTGAGCTGGGGAGCATTACCCACACAATTGGCTTCTCCAATGGATCAGTTCAGCAGTGATTTTAGGGTTGTTGCTGCCGTGATTTGTTTAGTACTGTGTGCACAATTgtgccatgttaagtttcctatctatgtatctattttatagcGCATATCTGTTTATTCAAAGTTTTGCCAGGGCAACCTCTCgcactccatagagttcacacaaagtGTTGTCAAATTTCAAAAGTTTTCACTACAAAATCGTAACCAAAGGGGTTATAAATGCTTGTTTAAAATCCCAGTGTCTTTCTCTGTGAGCTGCGGTGGCTTTCATACAGAGACAGGCTTTGGTGTTGGGAGAGAACTCCGTCTTTCCCAGGAAGTTTCATTGTGTCGGATTCTGGGCAGAGTCAGAGTTTCAAATCCGGGTTCCAAACTATCTTTTATTTTTAGGTCtagatgtatgtatttattttgtttgcgtaTCATTTATTTGAGGCTGTTCAGAAATAGTACTTCAGGCATTTGCAAATGTGTGTCCTAGATGGAAATTGCATGTCATGCTCCACGggtgtaccacatggatcagcAATCAAAGCTGAAAGAAACACAGTACCATCAGTTCTGTGCACTGTGTTCTAGATATTAAATATAGAACTGCTTGGAGAGTCTTCTGACAGTCACTCCGGGATCCGAACAGGGCGGTCTCTTTGATAAACAGCCTGCATGCTGTCATCTAAATGGGCTGGATTACCTCATCCTCAATGACATCATCGCTACAGAGGTGAAGGGCTAGCCAGCGCAGAGTGGATGGGAGGTGTTATTTAGCTGCAAACCTGAGGCTCAGTAAAATGGAGCTTCATTGCAGGAACAGTGTATTGTCTTGTCTTTATTTGGTAGAGATTGAATGCTGTGTAGATGCTGCAAAAGAGGAGCTCACAGTGTTGTACATTGCTGTTAGATATTTAATAATATTGATGTCTGATTGATCCCATCGAATGCAAGATGAACACTTTAATGGACTTTAATGTTCAGCTGCAGGATTGCTCCCACAGTAATGATGTTCAGCTGCAGGATTGCTCCCACAGTAATGTCACTGGTCTGCAATGAACGGCAGACAGGGTGTGAAGGCCAGGATTGAGATTTGTGTGGGACCTGCCTGCACAATCAAACAGCTGGCATCAGTTAAGAGGGGGGTTTAAAGGTCTTTGAAATGAGCTCCGGTTCTCAGTACAAACACGTATTGACACAGCCACTGTGACTGAGGCCTGAGGGGCGGGTGGTGAGGTCAGGATCCCCCGGGTGAAGAGGAAGTCCCGCCCCCTTTGATCCGAGGTCACGCTTCCCTTTCCTGCCCTCTGTTTATCCAGACCTCCAGCATGGAGTCCTCAAGGTTTGTTTCTGTTGAGTCTTAGGAGTGAACATAAATGTAGGGGCGAGCCGCGTGTAAAGGCTGTTTGTATAATAATCATCTTTAAATAAAGTACCGTAATATCTATCATTTATACATGTAGACACCAGCGTGGAGTTTGAGTGAAGATTCCTGAAACTAAAACGCCAATGATTGTGCGCTGTACAAGTCAATGAATGTGGTTTAATATTGAGAGGGAGGGAAGGTCTAGGCAGACACAGTTGCTGTATCTAAACTCTGTGAATTCCAGGGCTTCAGTCCAGCGAGTTTTCCGTTGCTGTGCTGTCCAGCTGCATGCTGTTAATAAGAGGATTTACGTGCCAGTAGCGCGGACTCTTCTGAATTGATTCCCTTTTCTCCCGGAGCGCGGTGCAGGGGGTTGTTTCCGGTAATCGGAGGGGAGTGCCTGGGACTGAGAGCCATCGGAAACACAGCTAACGAATTGCTGTTAGCATGGCAGCTTTCTGGCACAGTCTGACAAGCAGTGAGACAGAAATGTTAAAGGGCTATTCAGCAGAGCTCTCTGTACACACTAGGAGCCGTGTTCAGCACTATTCACTCGCTCCCCACCTCCTCTTCTGATATGAGGGTCCTATACAGACATGTAGAAATATTTGCATAATCTTTTGACAGCGTGAAACAGGCTGTCTTGAGAAGCTGCAGAACATCGCAGGGTGAACCAGTTTATTTCTGCCAGTGGTCAGTGGTCCACTTATTTCAGGGATGGcattaagactcccattgcatagcagtttcacccattccaggttttactattgGCGGGATTAGCCgcagtatataggtaacaagcttgtgttactaaactcctagtaaaacctgtgctccgtctttcgggtgagacgtagttgtaagtgactctgcagctgatgcatagttcacacaccctagtctctgtaagtcgccttggataaaggcgtctactaaataaacaaaaaataacaataagtGTGTGGACCACTTTTCTAGACAGTTATTTTTCAGATGGGTAGGAGTGAAACTCCAAGTTGACAGTggatttaaaatactgtacacatatctctatgtattgtgtatatatatatatatagacacacacacattgagccAGCGTTCCTCATTTGAATGTGATTCTCTTTCCCTCTCTGGAGCAGGAGAAGCAGTACGTGGGGTTCGCCACCCTTCCCAATCAGGTCCACCGGAAATCTGTCAAGAAAGGCTTCGACTTCACCCTCATGGTGGCAGGTACTGTAGGAGTCTCCCTGCTTTCAGTTTCTCCAGGCTGTGCTCTAACCAGCGTCCAACACTGCAGCACCAGCCCCCTCCACACAGCCAGCACCAGCAAAACCGCCATACTCATTGCATTAACCCGTGAAGTACCATTTTTCTTGGCAGAAATCTGAACGTTTAAGTTAGACTTCACTTTTGCGCTTAACAAActcagagtaagttatcataacaatatagttcaaTTGAGAATGAGCCCTGCCTCTCCTTTCACCTGCAGGCGAGTCTGGCCTGGGCAAGTCGACGCTGGTGAACAGCCTGTTCCTGACAGACCTGTACAAGGACAGGAAGATGCTGAATGCAGAGGGTAGGGATCGCAACGCGTTCACACCGAGCCTTGTCATGAAGAGTCATCTGATATGGGGTTGTGAATCATTGCAATAAGAGACACACACTGTGTGTCAGTCACATATCATGCATGACCGTGCAACCTCTTAGTGTTGCACAATCTGATGCTTATCTGAGCTTGTATAAGAGATGTGTGGATTAATCATGTTTACAGTCAGTTCATTCATTTTAAAGCAAAGGTTTGCTCCTGAAAGACATGTTACCGTCCGTTTTATggagttttttttacattgatacAGATCAGCTTGAAGCATCAGAAAGGGAAaatggatatatatatagatgcatgtttatTCTGAAAATGGATAAATAGATGGATCTGCTGCTCTGAccgcctctctctcctccacaGAGAGAATCAACCAGACGGTGGAGATCATCAAGCACACGGTGGACATCGAGGAGAAGGGGGTGAAGCTGAAGCTGACCATCGTGGACACACCGGGGTTCGGAGACGCCGTCAACAACACAGAATGGTGAGGAGAGGGAACCCCCCGAGACGGCGCTGCTGTGTGGGGTGTAGGGAGAGTCGTGCCAGTCTGGTTCCAATCCCAGCGGTGAGGAGAGGGAACCCCCCGAGACGGCACTGCTGTGTGGGGTGTAGGGAGAGCCGTGCCAGTCTGGTTCCAATCCCAGCAGTGAGGAGAGGGAACCCCCCGAGACGACGCTGCTTTGTGGGGTGTAGGGAGAGTCATGCCAGTCTGGTTCCAATCCCAGCGGTGAGGAGAGAGAACCCCCCGAGACGGCGCTGCTGTGTGGGGTGTAGGGAGAGCCGTGCCAGTCTGGTTCCAATCCCAGCAGTGAGGAGAGGGAACCCCCCGAGACGGCGCTGCTGTGTGGGGTGTAGGGAGAGCCGTGCCAGTCTGGTTCCAATCCCAGCAGTGAGGAGAGGGAACCCCCCCGAGACGGCACTGCTGTGTGGGGTGTAGGGAGAGCCGTGCCAGTCTGGTTCCAATCCCAGCGGTGAGGAGAGGGAACCCCCCGAGACGGCACTGCTGTGTGGGGTGTAGGGAAAGCCGTGCCAGTCTGGTTCCAATCCCAGCGGTGAGGAGAGGGAACCCCCCGAGACGGCGCTGCTGTGTGGGGTGTAGGGAGAGCCGTGCCAGTCTGGTTCCAATTCATGCTCTATTAGAACGGGGGCGCTCTTCTAGTTTATTACCTGTTTAATAACAGCTAGCTTACTAACAGGATGACGGCTGCGTGTTGTTGTTTCTGCCGATGTTCTGTGGCTGGTCCCTCGGTTCTCATGTGTTCTGTACCggtgccctgtgtgtgtgtgtgtgtgtttgtgtgtgtttttggcaGCTGGAAACCCATCACAGATTACATTGACCAGCAGTTTGAGCAGTACTTCCGGGACGAGAGCGGGCTGAACCGCAAGAACATCCAGGACAACCGTGTGCACTGCTGCCTGTACTTCATCCCTCCTTTCGGACACGGGTGAGCAGCCCTGACCCTCCTGCACCCTGAGACACGGTCACTGCAGTGTGTCCTAGCCAGAGCACTGCAGAGTGGAGAGGAGCATGCTAAAGCACAGATGATATGATAAAAGTCCCATAAcctgtagtaaaagcattgcaaagagtagtagagcatggtaaagcaccgataataataatatgataaaaAAGCAtgaaaagtacagtaaatgtataGTCCGATCATGGGACGTTTTATAAGAGGAATCTTGATGTATAGCAAAACTGCATTGTATGTGTTATTCTAGTGGTTTGCCTTCAGCAGGAGTGGCAATCAGACATTGCATTGAGAAACCTGAGCCTGTCATCCACACCTGAGCTAACATAGCACTGTCACAAGCCTGACTTTCACCTTTTCGGGGTGGGGAAAGCATTGGGGGAAACTGCATCGATAGCGCGGCGGTGAAGTGTTGTAAGAGCCCCTCTCTCGTGCGCAGGTTGCGGCCGGTGGACGTGGAGTTCATGAAGGCTCTTCACGAGAAGGTGAATGTGGTGCCACTCATCTCCAAGGCAGACTGCCTCACTCCCGGAGAGATGAAGAAACTCAAAGACAGGGTGAGGAAACACGACAATGCCTTGCATGTCAAACCTGATCTCTGTCTACCTCTCACAATTAACATTTCAGATGCTCCTGGGAGAAGCTCATAACAGCATGTGATTGCATTATACTGTGTGACTGTAtctcctgtctctgagtctcgGCTGTGTTTTTTATACTGTGTGACTGTAtctcctgtctctgagtctcgGCTGTGTTTTTTATACTGTGTCACTGTAtctcctgtctctgagtctcgGCTGTGTTTTTTATACTGTGTCACTGTAtctcctgtctctgagtctcgGCTGTGTTTTTTATACTGTGTCACTGTAtctcctgtctctgagtctcgGCTGTGTTTTTTATACTGTGTCACTGTAtctcctgtctctgagtctcgGCTGTGTTTTTTATACTGTGTCACTGTAtctcctgtctctgagtctcgGCTGTGTTTTTTATACTGTGTCACTGTAtctcctgtctctgagtctcgGCTGTGTTTTTTATACTGTGTCACTGTAtctcctgtctctgagtctcgGCTGTGTTTTTTATACTGTGTCACTGTAtctcctgtctctgagtctcgGCTTGTTTCCGGATGGCGTAGGTAAAGGAGGAGATTGAAAAATTGGGAATTAAAGTCTATCAGTTTCCAGACTGCGACTCTGATGAAGACGAGGAATTCAAACAGCAGGACAAAGAACTgaaggtgagagaggagaggagtgggaaggtgagagaggagaggagttgATGGCATGATTACCATACGCTGTACAGTATTGTATGGTTGAGTGAATGTAGTTTTTCAGTGTGAGGGGCTCCCGTGTGTAATGCTGCTCTGTTTTGTCTGCCTGTCAGGAAAGCACTCCGTTCGCAGTGATCGGGAGCAACACAGTGGTGGATGTGAAAGGTCAAAGGGTACGCGGCCGACTGTACCCCTGGGGTATCGTGGAAGGTAGGAGCCCCTCAAGTTTCACAAAGCTGACAGAGCAGATATCTCGGGTGTCAGTTACACGGGTGTTGTGAAAAAATCAGCTCCTCTAAATGATTAGAAGAAAAATGTTTCCTTTTCTTTCAATGAATGTCTTCTGTAGAAATGAACAGACTCAAGATTCCGAATGAACTGCAGCTCAGACCATGCCATTTTAATGTGCAAGATAAAACCAAGCCTGTTACCTGCAGACTTGGGATAATTAACATGTGTTTAACCT
This window harbors:
- the LOC117428046 gene encoding septin-5 isoform X2 codes for the protein MDAVILQERLAERLVSPRTRSAKLKEKQYVGFATLPNQVHRKSVKKGFDFTLMVAGESGLGKSTLVNSLFLTDLYKDRKMLNAEERINQTVEIIKHTVDIEEKGVKLKLTIVDTPGFGDAVNNTECWKPITDYIDQQFEQYFRDESGLNRKNIQDNRVHCCLYFIPPFGHGLRPVDVEFMKALHEKVNVVPLISKADCLTPGEMKKLKDRVKEEIEKLGIKVYQFPDCDSDEDEEFKQQDKELKESTPFAVIGSNTVVDVKGQRVRGRLYPWGIVEVENQSHCDFVKLRNMLIRTHMHDLKDVTCDVHYENYRAQCIQHMTSKLTQDNRIESPLPILPLPTPDVETEKLIKMKDEELKRMQEMLQKMQQQMHDQEQ
- the LOC117428046 gene encoding septin-5 isoform X1 — encoded protein: MDAVILQERLAERLVSPRTRSAKLKQEKQYVGFATLPNQVHRKSVKKGFDFTLMVAGESGLGKSTLVNSLFLTDLYKDRKMLNAEERINQTVEIIKHTVDIEEKGVKLKLTIVDTPGFGDAVNNTECWKPITDYIDQQFEQYFRDESGLNRKNIQDNRVHCCLYFIPPFGHGLRPVDVEFMKALHEKVNVVPLISKADCLTPGEMKKLKDRVKEEIEKLGIKVYQFPDCDSDEDEEFKQQDKELKESTPFAVIGSNTVVDVKGQRVRGRLYPWGIVEVENQSHCDFVKLRNMLIRTHMHDLKDVTCDVHYENYRAQCIQHMTSKLTQDNRIESPLPILPLPTPDVETEKLIKMKDEELKRMQEMLQKMQQQMHDQEQ
- the LOC117428046 gene encoding septin-5 isoform X3; this translates as MVAGESGLGKSTLVNSLFLTDLYKDRKMLNAEERINQTVEIIKHTVDIEEKGVKLKLTIVDTPGFGDAVNNTECWKPITDYIDQQFEQYFRDESGLNRKNIQDNRVHCCLYFIPPFGHGLRPVDVEFMKALHEKVNVVPLISKADCLTPGEMKKLKDRVKEEIEKLGIKVYQFPDCDSDEDEEFKQQDKELKESTPFAVIGSNTVVDVKGQRVRGRLYPWGIVEVENQSHCDFVKLRNMLIRTHMHDLKDVTCDVHYENYRAQCIQHMTSKLTQDNRIESPLPILPLPTPDVETEKLIKMKDEELKRMQEMLQKMQQQMHDQEQ